A single genomic interval of Rhinopithecus roxellana isolate Shanxi Qingling chromosome 11, ASM756505v1, whole genome shotgun sequence harbors:
- the PPP2R2D gene encoding serine/threonine-protein phosphatase 2A 55 kDa regulatory subunit B delta isoform isoform X6, which produces MDLMVEASPRRIFANAHTYHINSISVNSDHETYLSADDLRINLWHLEITDRSFNIVDIKPANMEELTEVITAAEFHPHQCNVFVYSSSKGTIRLCDMRSSALCDRHSKFFEEPEDPSSRSFFSEIISSISDVKFSHSGRYMMTRDYLSVKVWDLNMESRPVETHQVHEYLRSKLCSLYENDCIFDKFECCWNGSDSAIMTGSYNNFFRMFDRDTRRDVTLEASRESSKPRASLKPRKVCTGGKRKKDEISVDSLDFNKKILHTAWHPADNVIAVAATNNLYIFQDKIN; this is translated from the exons ATGGATCTTATGGTAGAAGCGAGTCCACGGCGAATTTTTGCAAATGCTCACACATATCATATAAATTCCATTTCAGTAAATAGTGATCATGAAACGTATCTTTCTGCAGATGACCTGAGAATTAATTTGTGGCACTTAGAAATCACAGATAGAAGCTTTA ACATCGTGGACATCAAGCCTGCTAACATGGAGGAGCTGACCGAAGTCATCACCGCAGCCGAGTTCCACCCACACCAGTGCAACGTGTTCGTCTATAGCAGCAGCAAAGGGACCATCCGACTGTGCGACATGCGCTCCTCGGCCCTGTGCGACAGACACTCCAAGT tttttgaagAGCCTGAAGATCCCAGCAGTAGGTCCTTCTTCTCAGAAATAATTTCATCCATATCTGATGTAAAATTCAGTCATAGTGGGCGGTACATGATGACCAGAGACTACCTGTCGGTGAAGGTGTGGGACCTCAACATGGAGAGCAGGCCGGTGGAGACCCACCAAGTCCACGAGTACCTGCGCAGCAAGCTCTGCTCTCTCTATGAGAACGACTGCATCTTTGACAAGTTTGAGTGTTGCTGGAACGGTTCGGATAG CGCCATCATGACCGGGTCCTACAACAACTTCTTCAGAATGTTTGACAGAGACACGCGGAGGGATGTGACCCTGGAGGCCTCGAGAGAGAGCAGCAAACCACGCGCCAGCCTCAAACCCAGGAAGGTGTGTACAGGGGGTAAGCGGAAGAAAGACGAGATCAGTGTGGACAGTCTGGACTTCAACAAGAAGATCCTGCACACGGCCTGGCACCCCGCGGACAATGTCATTGCCGTGGCTGCCACCAATAACTTGTACATATTCCAGGACAAAATCAACTAG
- the PPP2R2D gene encoding serine/threonine-protein phosphatase 2A 55 kDa regulatory subunit B delta isoform isoform X5, with protein MLLIFYSLQMVPILKPMDLMVEASPRRIFANAHTYHINSISVNSDHETYLSADDLRINLWHLEITDRSFNIVDIKPANMEELTEVITAAEFHPHQCNVFVYSSSKGTIRLCDMRSSALCDRHSKFFEEPEDPSSRSFFSEIISSISDVKFSHSGRYMMTRDYLSVKVWDLNMESRPVETHQVHEYLRSKLCSLYENDCIFDKFECCWNGSDSAIMTGSYNNFFRMFDRDTRRDVTLEASRESSKPRASLKPRKVCTGGKRKKDEISVDSLDFNKKILHTAWHPADNVIAVAATNNLYIFQDKIN; from the exons gTCCCAATATTGAAGCCCATGGATCTTATGGTAGAAGCGAGTCCACGGCGAATTTTTGCAAATGCTCACACATATCATATAAATTCCATTTCAGTAAATAGTGATCATGAAACGTATCTTTCTGCAGATGACCTGAGAATTAATTTGTGGCACTTAGAAATCACAGATAGAAGCTTTA ACATCGTGGACATCAAGCCTGCTAACATGGAGGAGCTGACCGAAGTCATCACCGCAGCCGAGTTCCACCCACACCAGTGCAACGTGTTCGTCTATAGCAGCAGCAAAGGGACCATCCGACTGTGCGACATGCGCTCCTCGGCCCTGTGCGACAGACACTCCAAGT tttttgaagAGCCTGAAGATCCCAGCAGTAGGTCCTTCTTCTCAGAAATAATTTCATCCATATCTGATGTAAAATTCAGTCATAGTGGGCGGTACATGATGACCAGAGACTACCTGTCGGTGAAGGTGTGGGACCTCAACATGGAGAGCAGGCCGGTGGAGACCCACCAAGTCCACGAGTACCTGCGCAGCAAGCTCTGCTCTCTCTATGAGAACGACTGCATCTTTGACAAGTTTGAGTGTTGCTGGAACGGTTCGGATAG CGCCATCATGACCGGGTCCTACAACAACTTCTTCAGAATGTTTGACAGAGACACGCGGAGGGATGTGACCCTGGAGGCCTCGAGAGAGAGCAGCAAACCACGCGCCAGCCTCAAACCCAGGAAGGTGTGTACAGGGGGTAAGCGGAAGAAAGACGAGATCAGTGTGGACAGTCTGGACTTCAACAAGAAGATCCTGCACACGGCCTGGCACCCCGCGGACAATGTCATTGCCGTGGCTGCCACCAATAACTTGTACATATTCCAGGACAAAATCAACTAG
- the BNIP3 gene encoding LOW QUALITY PROTEIN: BCL2/adenovirus E1B 19 kDa protein-interacting protein 3 (The sequence of the model RefSeq protein was modified relative to this genomic sequence to represent the inferred CDS: deleted 1 base in 1 codon): MGDAAAAPPGPAPPCEFLPPGGGAGLSPGAQLGRGAPASAFPAPAADAQSQPAARRGLPSPQSPSGAMSQNGAPGMQEESLQGSWVELHFSNNGNGSSVPASVSIYNGDMEKILLDAQHESGRSSSKSSHCDSPPRSQTPQDTNRASETDTHSIGEKNSSQSEEDDIERRKEVESILKKNSDWIWDWSSRPENIPPKEFLFKHPKRTATLSMRNTSVMKKGGIFSAEFLKVFLPSLLLSHLLAIGLGIYIGRRLTTSTSTF, translated from the exons ATGGGCGACGCGGCCGCAGCTCCGCctggccccgccccgccctgTGAGTTCCTCCCGCCGGGCGGCGGGGCTGGGCTCAGTCCAGGAGCGCAGCTGGGCCGGGGCGCTCCTGCCTCCGCTTTCCCAGCGCCCGCAGCTGACGCGCAGTCC CAGCCCGCAGCCCGGCGCGGACTCCCATCGCCGCAGTCGCCCTCCGGCGCCATGTCGCAGAACGGAGCGCCCGGGATGCAGGAGGAGAGCCTGCAGG GCTCCTGGGTGGAATTGCACTTTAGCAATAATGGGAACGGGAGCAGCGTTCCAGCCTCGGTTTCTATTTATAATGGTGACATGGAAAAAATACTGCTGGACGCACAGCATGAGTCTGGACGGAGTAGCTCCAAGAGTTCTCACTGTGACAG CCCACCTCGCTCACAGACACCACAGGATACTAACAGAGCTTCTGAAACAGATACCCACAGCATTGGAGAGAAAAACAGCTCACAG TCTGAGGAAGATGAtattgagagaagaaaagaagttgaAAGCATCTTGAAGAAAAACTCAGACTGGATATGGGATTGGTCAAGTCGGCCGGAAAATATTCCCCCCAA GGAGTTCCTCTTTAAACACCCGAAGCGCACGGCCACCCTCAGCATGAGGAACACGAGCGTCATGAAGAAAGGGGGCATATTCTCTGCGGAGTTTCTGAAAGTTTTCCTTCCATCTCTGCTGCTCTCTCATTTGCTGGCCATCGGATTGGG GATCTATATTGGAAGGCGTCTGACAACCTCCACCAGCACCTTTTGA